In Juglans microcarpa x Juglans regia isolate MS1-56 chromosome 4S, Jm3101_v1.0, whole genome shotgun sequence, a single window of DNA contains:
- the LOC121261966 gene encoding indole-3-acetic acid-induced protein ARG2-like gives MARSLSNAKFFSSLLVDGFSNALSRRGYAASSQGIMATVARGGGGSSGARIVKKAGEDAAAAGSTEKVAWVPDPVTGYYRPENCMDEVDVAELRALLLKSKH, from the exons ATGGCTCGCTCTCTCTCCAACGCTAagtttttctcttctctcctcGTCGATGGATTCTCTAATGCATTAAGCAG GCGTGGATACGCGGCGTCGTCACAAGGAATAATGGCGACGGTAGCAAGAGGAGGAGGGGGTTCATCGGGTGCAAGGATAGTGAAGAAGGCAGGAGAAGATGCTGCGGCGGCGGGTTCCACCGAGAAGGTGGCCTGGGTCCCAGACCCCGTTACCGGCTACTACAGACCGGAGAATTGCATGGACGAGGTCGACGTGGCCGAACTGCGTGCACTGCTCTTGAAAAGCAAGCACTGA
- the LOC121263290 gene encoding U1 small nuclear ribonucleoprotein A isoform X1, which produces MAEATTGTEVPPNVTIYINNLNEKIKLEELKKSLLAVFSQFGKILEVLAFKTLKHKGQAWVVFEDVSSASNALRQMQGFPFYDKPMRIQYAKTKSDIIAKGDGTFVPRERRKRHDDKGKKKKEQHDANQAGMGLNPAYAGAYGATPALSQLPYPGSGKPMLPEGPAPPNNILFVQNLPHETTPMMLQMLFYQYPGFKEVRMVETKPGIAFVEYGDEMQSTAAMQALQGFKITQQNPMLITYAKK; this is translated from the exons ATGGCAGAGGCTACTACGGGCACTGAGGTCCCTCCCAACGTGACTATATACATCAACAATCTCAACGAGAAAATAAAGCTCGAAG AGTTGAAGAAGTCGCTGCTCGCGGTGTTCTCGCAGTTCGGGAAGATACTGGAAGTGCTGGCGTTCAAGACACTGAAGCACAAAGGTCAAGCGTGGGTGGTCTTCGAGGACGTCTCCTCCGCCTCCAATGCCCTTCGCCAAATGCAGGGCTTCCCTTTCTACGACAAGCCCATG AGAATACAATATGCAAAGACAAAATCAGATATAATTGCCAAGGGTGATGGTACTTTCGTTCCACGGGAAAGACGTAAGAGGCATGACGATAAGG gaaagaagaagaaagagcaaCATGATGCTAATCAAGCTGGAATGGGTCTGAATCCTGCTTATGCCGGTGCTTACGGTGCAACACCTGCT CTCTCTCAGCTACCTTATCCGGGCAGTGGAAAGCCTATGCTACCAGAGGGACCTGCTCCACCAAATAACATTCTGTTCGTGCAGAATCTTCCACATGAGACAACTCCCATGATGCTTCAAATGCTCTTCTACCAATATCCTGGTTTTAAGGAAGTTAGAATGGTGGAAACAAAGCCAGGGATTGCCTTTGTGGAGTATGGAGATGAGATGCAATCAACGGCAGCAATGCAGGCACTCCAAGGTTTCAAGATAACCCAACAGAATCCTATGTTGATCACCTATGCAAAGAAATAG
- the LOC121263290 gene encoding U1 small nuclear ribonucleoprotein A isoform X2 → MAEATTGTEVPPNVTIYINNLNEKIKLEELKKSLLAVFSQFGKILEVLAFKTLKHKGQAWVVFEDVSSASNALRQMQGFPFYDKPMRIQYAKTKSDIIAKGDGTFVPRERRKRHDDKGKKKKEQHDANQAGMGLNPAYAGAYGATPALPYPGSGKPMLPEGPAPPNNILFVQNLPHETTPMMLQMLFYQYPGFKEVRMVETKPGIAFVEYGDEMQSTAAMQALQGFKITQQNPMLITYAKK, encoded by the exons ATGGCAGAGGCTACTACGGGCACTGAGGTCCCTCCCAACGTGACTATATACATCAACAATCTCAACGAGAAAATAAAGCTCGAAG AGTTGAAGAAGTCGCTGCTCGCGGTGTTCTCGCAGTTCGGGAAGATACTGGAAGTGCTGGCGTTCAAGACACTGAAGCACAAAGGTCAAGCGTGGGTGGTCTTCGAGGACGTCTCCTCCGCCTCCAATGCCCTTCGCCAAATGCAGGGCTTCCCTTTCTACGACAAGCCCATG AGAATACAATATGCAAAGACAAAATCAGATATAATTGCCAAGGGTGATGGTACTTTCGTTCCACGGGAAAGACGTAAGAGGCATGACGATAAGG gaaagaagaagaaagagcaaCATGATGCTAATCAAGCTGGAATGGGTCTGAATCCTGCTTATGCCGGTGCTTACGGTGCAACACCTGCT CTACCTTATCCGGGCAGTGGAAAGCCTATGCTACCAGAGGGACCTGCTCCACCAAATAACATTCTGTTCGTGCAGAATCTTCCACATGAGACAACTCCCATGATGCTTCAAATGCTCTTCTACCAATATCCTGGTTTTAAGGAAGTTAGAATGGTGGAAACAAAGCCAGGGATTGCCTTTGTGGAGTATGGAGATGAGATGCAATCAACGGCAGCAATGCAGGCACTCCAAGGTTTCAAGATAACCCAACAGAATCCTATGTTGATCACCTATGCAAAGAAATAG
- the LOC121263291 gene encoding mediator of RNA polymerase II transcription subunit 28-like produces MTTLKHSCHTEMVEPQAVDQPHQIDSQLQSLPPPRDDMIACVMALEAALLPCLPARELQAIDRSPHPSHQIDVERHARDFMEAAKKLHLNFIGLQHEDQPTKVETLRKEIALMEEDLRMKSDIIKKQERLIQGWRKDSKDQLDKHNLKLKRV; encoded by the exons ATGACCACTTTGAAACATAGTTGTCATACAG AAATGGTGGAGCCCCAAGCGGTAGATCAGCCACACCAGATTGATTCACAGCTGCAGTCCTTGCCGCCTCCAAGGGACGACATGATTGCTTGCGTCATGGCATTAGAGGCTGCTTTGCTTCCGTGCTTGCCCGCGAGAGAGCTTCAAGCTATAGACCGTTCTCCGCACCCTTCTCATCAGA TTGATGTGGAAAGGCATGCCAGAGATTTTATGGAGGCTGCCAAGAAGCTTCACCTTAATTTTATTGGCCTGCAACATGAAGATCAGCCAACAAAGGTTGAAACACTTAGAAAG GAGATTGCTTTGATGGAGGAAGACTTAAGGATGAAGAGTGACATTATCAAGAAGCAGGAGAGACTGATCCAAGGGTGGAGAAAAGATTCGAAAGACCAACTGGACAAACACAACCTCAAGTTGAAGAGGGTGTAG